From Streptomyces cyaneogriseus subsp. noncyanogenus, the proteins below share one genomic window:
- the gabT gene encoding 4-aminobutyrate--2-oxoglutarate transaminase yields MTALPQERRVATAIPGPKSQELQARRTAAVAQGVGSTLPVFVTRAGGGIIEDVDGNRLIDFGSGIAVTSVGASAEAVVRRASAQLADFTHTCFMVTPYEGYVAVAEALAELTPGDHAKKSALFNSGAEAVENAVKIARAYTKRQAVVVFDHGYHGRTNLTMALTAKNMPYKHGFGPFAPEVYRVPVAYAYRWPTGPDNCGPEAAKQAIEQISKQVGAENVAAIIIEPVLGEGGFIEPAKGFLPAIRQFASDNGIVFVADEIQSGFCRTGQWFACEDEGIVPDLITTAKGIAGGLPLAAVTGRAEIMDAAHAGGLGGTYGGNPVACAGALGAIETMKELDLNAKAKRIEEVMKGRLAAMAEKFEIIGDIRGRGAMIAIELVKDRATKEPNPEATAALAKACHAAGLLVLTCGTYGNVLRFLPPLVIGEDLLNEGLDIIEQAFAGV; encoded by the coding sequence ATGACCGCACTTCCGCAGGAGCGCCGCGTCGCCACCGCCATCCCCGGCCCGAAGTCGCAGGAGCTGCAGGCTCGCCGTACCGCCGCGGTCGCGCAGGGCGTGGGCTCCACGCTGCCGGTCTTCGTCACGCGCGCGGGCGGCGGCATCATCGAGGACGTCGACGGCAACCGCCTCATCGACTTCGGCTCCGGCATCGCCGTGACCTCCGTCGGCGCCTCCGCCGAGGCGGTCGTGCGCAGGGCCTCCGCGCAGCTCGCCGACTTCACCCACACCTGTTTCATGGTCACGCCCTACGAGGGTTACGTCGCCGTCGCCGAAGCGCTGGCCGAGCTGACCCCGGGCGACCACGCCAAGAAGTCCGCGCTGTTCAACAGCGGTGCCGAGGCCGTCGAGAACGCGGTGAAGATCGCCCGCGCCTACACCAAGCGCCAGGCGGTCGTCGTCTTCGACCACGGCTACCACGGCCGGACCAACCTGACCATGGCGCTCACCGCGAAGAACATGCCGTACAAGCACGGCTTCGGCCCGTTCGCCCCCGAGGTCTACCGCGTCCCGGTCGCCTACGCCTACCGCTGGCCGACCGGCCCGGACAACTGCGGTCCCGAGGCCGCCAAGCAGGCCATCGAGCAGATCAGCAAGCAGGTCGGCGCCGAGAACGTGGCCGCGATCATCATCGAGCCGGTGCTCGGCGAGGGCGGCTTCATCGAGCCGGCCAAGGGCTTCCTGCCCGCGATCCGCCAGTTCGCCTCGGACAACGGCATCGTCTTCGTCGCGGACGAGATCCAGTCCGGCTTCTGCCGCACCGGCCAGTGGTTCGCCTGCGAGGACGAGGGCATCGTCCCGGACCTGATCACCACGGCCAAGGGCATCGCGGGCGGTCTGCCGCTGGCCGCCGTCACCGGCCGCGCCGAGATCATGGACGCCGCCCACGCCGGCGGCCTCGGCGGCACCTACGGCGGCAACCCGGTCGCCTGCGCGGGTGCGCTGGGCGCGATCGAGACCATGAAGGAGCTCGACCTCAACGCCAAGGCGAAGCGGATCGAGGAGGTCATGAAGGGCCGCCTGGCCGCCATGGCCGAGAAGTTCGAGATCATCGGCGACATCCGCGGCCGGGGCGCCATGATCGCCATCGAGCTGGTCAAGGACCGCGCCACCAAGGAGCCGAACCCGGAGGCGACCGCCGCGCTGGCCAAGGCGTGCCACGCCGCGGGCCTGCTGGTGCTGACCTGCGGCACCTACGGCAACGTGCTGCGCTTCCTGCCGCCGCTGGTCATCGGCGAGGACCTGCTGAACGAGGGCCTCGACATCATCGAGCAGGCGTTCGCGGGCGTCTGA
- a CDS encoding ATP-binding protein — protein MDSDGNRDARGTHAHPVPRPAGPPAVPPVPGMPAVPPVPAMPAVPPRPARAPGEPPAPDGSAFLTWLRTPRPEAPPGIWRFGHRPRPAEEPERIPGRQLVSGALISFLVGWLIWSLLWNGYLGSWWVLPLELFTPDSWRRNNDRIGNAVLWYSYYAVIALVILVFVGRLGRWPEVWRRYGPPAWRPAPPAGEPPAAPGEDPAEWPQLRAAGAVDAAERLAADARAGLMRDVDHARITRAWQGVRSGRHSLATFAGAVLADGAAACPHPSGARDLPARQARHDLVTGQVRLGTTADDARNPYAYRGTGLALGPELLGTSLLAVGPAGSGKTGSVVRPLAESLCLHALAGRAAVVVVGAAGAGVGPADAYDVVVRVGNPESEYDLDLYGGTTDPDEAAAVLAEALAGDLADPHPGSDSRRSTTVLAQLLGPFRAVHGRFPSVPELRQLLDGTPGPLAALRKALQDTGQESLLRELDARERQMAHPGDVAGVLADRVALLDRPAFAAFFDTSGQSRPFSLKALDHPVRVRVDLPERGHADASRILARLVLAQFTASVAVREDRSLFACLVLDDASGVVTPEAVRGIARLRSAGAGVVLTLRTLDDVPRPLRGPLLGATGCRMALSGLTPWDGQDFAEVWGKEWTEARDVTDRQIIAESPAGKAAHMLRRVITGKAPTARAVTVRQVERERWSASELAHAVPPGHAVLSLTTVQGEHAPPLLVDLRG, from the coding sequence ATGGACAGCGACGGGAACCGTGACGCGCGGGGCACGCACGCGCATCCTGTGCCGCGCCCGGCGGGTCCGCCCGCGGTGCCGCCGGTGCCTGGCATGCCCGCGGTGCCGCCGGTGCCCGCCATGCCCGCGGTGCCGCCGCGGCCGGCGCGCGCACCCGGAGAGCCCCCGGCGCCGGACGGCTCCGCCTTCCTGACCTGGCTGCGCACGCCCCGGCCGGAGGCGCCGCCCGGGATCTGGCGGTTCGGCCACCGGCCGCGGCCGGCCGAGGAGCCCGAGCGGATTCCGGGGCGGCAACTGGTGAGCGGGGCGCTGATCTCGTTCCTGGTGGGCTGGCTGATCTGGTCGCTGCTGTGGAACGGCTATCTCGGCAGCTGGTGGGTGCTGCCCCTGGAGCTGTTCACCCCCGACTCCTGGCGCAGGAACAACGACCGCATCGGCAACGCCGTCCTCTGGTACAGCTACTACGCGGTCATCGCCCTCGTCATCCTGGTCTTCGTCGGCCGCCTGGGCCGCTGGCCCGAGGTCTGGCGCCGCTACGGCCCCCCCGCCTGGCGCCCGGCTCCCCCGGCCGGTGAGCCGCCGGCCGCCCCCGGCGAGGACCCCGCCGAGTGGCCGCAGCTGCGCGCCGCCGGTGCCGTGGACGCCGCCGAGCGGCTCGCCGCCGACGCCCGTGCCGGGCTCATGCGGGACGTCGACCACGCCCGGATCACGCGCGCCTGGCAGGGCGTGCGCTCCGGCCGGCACAGCCTCGCCACCTTCGCCGGCGCCGTGCTCGCGGACGGCGCCGCGGCCTGCCCGCACCCCTCCGGCGCCCGCGACCTGCCCGCCCGGCAGGCCCGGCACGACCTGGTGACCGGGCAGGTGCGGCTCGGCACCACCGCCGACGACGCCCGCAACCCGTACGCCTACCGGGGCACCGGCCTCGCCCTCGGCCCCGAGCTGCTCGGCACCTCCCTCCTCGCCGTCGGGCCGGCCGGCTCCGGCAAGACCGGCAGCGTGGTGCGGCCGCTGGCCGAATCGCTCTGCCTGCACGCGCTCGCCGGACGCGCCGCGGTCGTCGTGGTCGGCGCGGCGGGCGCGGGAGTGGGTCCGGCCGACGCCTACGACGTCGTCGTACGTGTCGGGAACCCGGAGTCGGAGTACGACCTCGACCTGTACGGCGGGACCACCGACCCCGACGAGGCGGCGGCCGTGCTCGCCGAGGCGCTGGCGGGGGACCTCGCCGACCCGCACCCCGGCAGTGACAGCCGCCGCTCCACCACGGTCCTCGCCCAGCTCCTCGGCCCGTTCCGGGCGGTCCACGGCCGCTTCCCCTCCGTACCGGAGCTGCGGCAACTGCTCGACGGGACGCCCGGGCCGCTGGCCGCGCTGCGCAAGGCGCTCCAGGACACCGGGCAGGAGTCGCTGCTGCGGGAGCTGGACGCCCGCGAGCGCCAGATGGCGCACCCGGGCGACGTGGCCGGGGTGCTGGCCGACCGGGTGGCGCTGCTGGACCGGCCCGCCTTCGCCGCCTTCTTCGACACCTCCGGGCAGTCGCGGCCGTTCTCGCTCAAGGCGCTGGACCATCCGGTACGGGTCCGCGTCGACCTGCCCGAACGCGGGCACGCCGACGCCTCCCGGATCCTGGCCCGGCTGGTGCTGGCGCAGTTCACGGCGAGCGTGGCGGTACGGGAGGACCGGTCGCTCTTCGCCTGCCTGGTGCTGGACGACGCGAGCGGCGTGGTCACCCCGGAGGCGGTGCGGGGCATCGCGCGGCTGCGGTCGGCCGGCGCCGGGGTGGTGCTGACCCTGCGCACCCTGGACGACGTGCCCAGGCCGCTGCGCGGCCCGCTGCTCGGCGCCACCGGCTGCCGGATGGCGCTGTCCGGGCTCACCCCGTGGGACGGGCAGGACTTCGCCGAGGTCTGGGGCAAGGAGTGGACCGAGGCCCGCGACGTCACCGACCGGCAGATCATCGCCGAGAGCCCCGCGGGCAAGGCGGCGCACATGCTGCGCCGGGTGATCACCGGGAAGGCGCCGACCGCGCGGGCGGTGACCGTGCGCCAGGTGGAGCGGGAGCGCTGGTCGGCGTCGGAGCTGGCGCACGCCGTGCCGCCGGGGCACGCGGTGCTGTCGCTGACCACCGTCCAGGGGGAGCACGCGCCGCCGCTGCTGGTGGATCTGCGGGGCTGA
- a CDS encoding PucR family transcriptional regulator, whose protein sequence is MPPTLASLVHHSALKLTVRAGEDRLDVPVRWAHVSELADPVPYMEGGELLLITALKLDAEDPEAMRRYVRRLAGAGVVGLGFAVGVNYEEIPAALVEAAREEGLPLLEVPRRTPFLAISKAVSAAIAADQYRAVTAGFAAQRELTRQALTDGPEGLLGALAAQVDGWAALYDASGSVVATAPEWAVRRAARLTADVQRLRERPAPASSVVGGPGNEDRVELHSLGTGRRPRAALAVGTAAALGTAERYAVHSAIALLTLTTERSRSLHAAEQRIGAAVLRMLLAGEPDHARTVAGDLYGGLLDAPFRMIVAESAPGGAARAHAASPSAKPADGGGDPLGVLAETVESAAARAGEAVLVVPEGERLVVLAADGGAAVTACTEYAVALEARRTAGAPEPAAGGEDGELVVGLSAPSGPIGASAAYRQAEQALSVARRRGRVCVEHEQLAAGSVLPLLADDAVRAFAEGLLRALREHDATGRGDLVASLRAWLSRHGQWDAAAADLGVHRHTLRYRMRRVEEILGRSLDDPDVRMELWLALKATSHEQE, encoded by the coding sequence ATGCCCCCCACCCTCGCCTCGCTCGTCCACCACTCCGCGCTCAAGCTGACCGTGCGCGCGGGCGAGGACCGCCTCGACGTGCCCGTGCGCTGGGCGCACGTCAGCGAGCTCGCCGACCCGGTGCCCTACATGGAGGGCGGGGAGCTGCTGCTGATCACCGCGCTCAAGCTGGACGCGGAGGACCCGGAGGCGATGCGCCGGTACGTGCGGCGGCTGGCCGGGGCCGGGGTCGTCGGGCTCGGGTTCGCCGTCGGCGTCAACTACGAGGAGATCCCCGCCGCCCTCGTCGAGGCGGCCCGGGAGGAAGGGCTGCCGCTGCTGGAGGTGCCGCGCCGCACCCCCTTCCTCGCCATCAGCAAGGCGGTCTCCGCCGCGATCGCCGCCGACCAGTACCGGGCGGTCACGGCGGGTTTCGCGGCGCAGCGCGAGCTGACCCGGCAGGCGCTGACGGACGGGCCGGAGGGGCTGCTCGGCGCGCTGGCCGCGCAGGTCGACGGCTGGGCGGCGCTGTACGACGCCTCCGGTTCGGTGGTCGCCACGGCGCCGGAGTGGGCCGTCCGCCGGGCGGCCCGGCTCACGGCGGACGTGCAGCGGCTGCGGGAGCGGCCCGCGCCCGCCTCCTCCGTGGTGGGCGGCCCCGGCAACGAGGACCGCGTCGAGCTGCACTCCCTCGGCACCGGGCGCAGGCCCCGCGCCGCGCTCGCCGTCGGCACCGCCGCCGCCCTCGGCACCGCCGAGCGGTACGCCGTCCACTCCGCGATCGCGCTGCTGACGCTCACCACGGAACGCTCGCGGTCGCTGCACGCGGCCGAGCAGCGCATCGGCGCCGCCGTCCTGCGCATGCTGCTCGCCGGGGAGCCCGACCACGCGCGCACGGTCGCCGGGGACCTGTACGGCGGGCTGCTGGACGCCCCCTTCCGCATGATCGTCGCCGAGTCGGCGCCGGGCGGGGCCGCCCGGGCGCACGCCGCCTCGCCGTCGGCGAAGCCCGCCGACGGCGGCGGCGACCCGCTCGGCGTCCTCGCCGAGACCGTGGAGTCGGCGGCGGCCCGCGCGGGCGAGGCGGTGCTGGTGGTGCCGGAGGGCGAGCGGCTGGTGGTGCTGGCCGCCGACGGCGGAGCGGCGGTCACCGCCTGCACGGAGTACGCGGTGGCGCTGGAGGCGCGGCGGACGGCCGGTGCGCCGGAGCCGGCGGCGGGCGGCGAGGACGGCGAGCTGGTCGTCGGGCTGTCGGCGCCGTCCGGGCCCATCGGCGCGTCCGCCGCCTACCGGCAGGCCGAACAGGCGCTCTCGGTGGCCCGGCGGCGGGGCCGGGTCTGCGTGGAGCACGAGCAGCTCGCGGCCGGCTCGGTACTGCCGCTGCTCGCCGACGACGCGGTGCGCGCCTTCGCCGAGGGGCTGCTGCGCGCCCTGCGCGAGCACGACGCGACCGGGCGCGGTGATCTGGTCGCCTCCCTGCGGGCCTGGCTGTCCCGGCACGGCCAGTGGGACGCGGCGGCCGCCGACCTCGGGGTCCACCGGCACACGCTGCGGTACCGGATGCGGCGGGTGGAGGAGATCCTCGGCCGGTCGCTGGACGACCCGGACGTGCGCATGGAGCTGTGGCTGGCGCTGAAGGCGACCTCCCACGAACAGGAGTGA
- a CDS encoding aldehyde dehydrogenase family protein — protein MTSTHAFWLAGRQATGEDTFDVTSPWDGRTVGEVAVPTHAQVEEAVAAAYAVRDEFAATPAHVRAAALDHVSRRLAERTEEIARLISAENGKPIKWARGEVGRAVSVFRFAAEEARRYNGGDGQRLDTDAGGQGRLALTRRFPKGVVLGIAPFNFPLNLCAHKVAPAIAVGAPIILKPAPATPLSGLILGELLAETELPAGSWSILTVPNDRMPALVQDERLPVISFTGSDKVGYAIMDSVPRKHCTLELGGNGAAVVLGDWASDEDLDWAATRIATFSNYQGGQSCISVQRVIADASVYDRLLPRIVAAVEAQVTGDPNDDKTDVGPLVSEDAAKRVESWVTEAVQAGAALLTGGERDGATYAPTVLADVPADVTIACEEVFGPVLTVQKVNGESEAFDAVNSSKFGLQAGIFTHDLRTAFRAHRALEVGGVVIGDVPSYRADQMPYGGVKQSGVGREGVRFAMDDYTYERVLVLTGLAL, from the coding sequence ATGACTTCCACCCACGCCTTCTGGCTCGCCGGCCGCCAGGCCACCGGCGAGGACACCTTCGACGTCACCTCCCCGTGGGACGGCCGTACGGTCGGCGAGGTCGCCGTGCCGACCCACGCGCAGGTGGAGGAGGCCGTGGCCGCCGCGTACGCGGTACGGGACGAGTTCGCCGCCACCCCCGCCCATGTGCGCGCCGCCGCGCTGGACCACGTCAGCCGGCGTCTGGCCGAGCGCACCGAGGAGATCGCCCGGCTGATCTCCGCCGAGAACGGCAAGCCGATCAAGTGGGCGCGCGGCGAGGTCGGCCGCGCGGTGTCCGTCTTCCGCTTCGCGGCCGAGGAGGCCCGCCGCTACAACGGCGGCGACGGGCAGCGCCTGGACACCGACGCCGGCGGCCAGGGCCGTCTCGCCCTGACCCGCCGCTTCCCCAAGGGCGTCGTCCTCGGCATCGCGCCGTTCAACTTCCCGCTGAACCTGTGCGCCCACAAGGTCGCCCCCGCGATCGCCGTCGGTGCGCCGATCATCCTCAAGCCGGCGCCGGCCACCCCGCTGTCCGGGCTGATCCTCGGTGAGCTGCTCGCCGAGACCGAGCTGCCCGCCGGGTCGTGGAGCATCCTCACCGTCCCGAACGACCGCATGCCCGCGCTGGTCCAGGACGAGCGCCTGCCGGTCATCTCCTTCACCGGTTCCGACAAGGTCGGTTACGCGATCATGGACTCGGTGCCGCGCAAGCACTGCACCCTGGAGCTGGGCGGCAACGGCGCGGCCGTCGTGCTGGGCGACTGGGCGAGCGACGAGGACCTCGACTGGGCCGCGACCCGCATCGCGACGTTCTCCAACTACCAGGGCGGCCAGTCCTGCATCTCCGTGCAGCGCGTGATCGCCGACGCCTCCGTCTACGACCGCCTGCTGCCGCGCATCGTCGCCGCCGTCGAGGCCCAGGTCACCGGTGACCCGAACGACGACAAGACCGACGTCGGCCCGCTGGTCAGCGAGGACGCCGCCAAGCGCGTCGAGTCCTGGGTCACGGAGGCCGTCCAGGCCGGTGCCGCGCTGCTCACCGGCGGCGAGCGCGACGGCGCCACCTACGCGCCGACCGTCCTCGCCGACGTCCCGGCGGACGTCACCATCGCCTGCGAGGAGGTCTTCGGACCGGTCCTGACGGTGCAGAAGGTGAACGGCGAGAGCGAGGCGTTCGACGCCGTCAACTCCTCCAAGTTCGGTCTCCAGGCGGGCATCTTCACGCACGACCTGCGGACCGCCTTCCGCGCCCACCGCGCCCTGGAGGTCGGCGGCGTGGTCATCGGCGACGTGCCGTCCTACCGCGCCGACCAGATGCCGTACGGCGGCGTCAAGCAGTCCGGCGTGGGCCGCGAGGGCGTCCGGTTCGCGATGGACGACTACACCTACGAGCGGGTCCTGGTCCTCACCGGCCTGGCGCTCTGA
- a CDS encoding glycoside hydrolase family 3 C-terminal domain-containing protein, which yields MSTSTPSTPPFRDPLLPFGKRIDDLMARLSLEEKIGFLHQFTPAVERLGIAAFRTGQEALHGVAWMGPATVFPQAVGLGATWNEELVRRVGDAVSKEVRAMRALDDRVGLNVWSPTVNLLRHPLWGRNEEGYSEDPKLTSAIATAYTRGLRGDHPVYWRTAPVLKHWLAHNNETDRDTSSSSVPPRVLHEYDLRAFRETVEAGAVAGVMPAYNLVNGRPNHLSPYLGEHLRRWTDEELLVCSDAGAPSNLVDSEHYFDTHEEATAAALRAGVDSFTDHGTDSSKITARVRGALDRGLLTEADIDTAVRRQLSVRFRLGEFDGAGAYDEAGAFDTPEHRALAREAAEQAIVLLKNDGLLPLAPDTRIAVVGLLADECKLDWYSGTLLHRSTPLDGLYERFGAERVVFAEGVDRIRLRTSAGTFLHVPAADDAPGTAPGTEAALDPALLTGRTDLPPLTTDAEGTELALVDWGEGVLTLRAPDGRYLSVADDGFLRASADQPGGWVVQETFRLEPHGDGHLLRHLGTGRHVCVTADGVKVAETDPEVFRPVVAERGEEAVARAAAEADVVVVVAGNDPHINGRETEDRPTLRLPAHQERLLRAARAANPRTALALVSSYPYAVDPAALPAVLWTAHGGQAAGTALARVLAGDVSPAGRLPQTWYADDADLPDLLDYDVIGGRQTYLYFEGTPLFPFGHGLSYASFSYTDLRQRVEEGAVRVSFTVTNTGDVTADEVAQLYTRAADPSLPRPRRELVAHRRVTLAPGRSADLSFTVPLASFAFWDVAHGRWRREPGPYELLAGASSEDIRLRETVTLDGEAAAPRPVAEHGLEAVRFDEHGGIAITDRTKVSGDAVTPAADGGTGELLYRACDFGTGVTRMTVEVAGEGTVEASLDGGPALAVLSASPGAPGAGPYDYTVLGTGFTAEGVHDLRLTLRGRVRLARVGFSA from the coding sequence GTGTCCACATCCACGCCGTCCACGCCTCCCTTCCGGGACCCGCTGCTGCCGTTCGGCAAGCGCATCGACGACCTGATGGCGCGGCTGTCGCTCGAGGAGAAGATCGGGTTCCTGCACCAGTTCACGCCCGCCGTCGAGCGGCTCGGCATCGCCGCCTTCCGCACCGGCCAGGAGGCCCTGCACGGCGTGGCCTGGATGGGCCCGGCCACGGTGTTCCCGCAGGCGGTCGGCCTCGGCGCCACCTGGAACGAGGAGCTGGTGCGGCGGGTCGGCGACGCGGTGTCCAAGGAGGTCCGCGCGATGCGCGCCCTGGACGACCGCGTGGGCCTCAACGTCTGGTCGCCCACCGTCAACCTGCTGCGCCACCCCCTGTGGGGCCGCAACGAGGAGGGCTACTCCGAGGACCCGAAGCTCACCTCCGCGATCGCCACCGCCTACACCCGCGGCCTGCGCGGCGACCACCCGGTGTACTGGCGCACCGCGCCGGTGCTGAAGCACTGGCTCGCCCACAACAACGAGACCGACCGGGACACCTCCTCGTCCTCCGTCCCCCCGCGCGTGCTGCACGAGTACGACCTGCGCGCCTTCCGCGAGACGGTCGAGGCCGGCGCGGTGGCCGGCGTCATGCCCGCCTACAACCTGGTCAACGGCCGCCCCAACCACCTCTCGCCGTATCTGGGCGAGCATCTGCGCCGGTGGACCGACGAGGAGCTGCTGGTCTGCTCGGACGCGGGGGCGCCGTCCAACCTGGTCGACTCCGAGCACTACTTCGACACCCACGAGGAGGCGACCGCCGCCGCGCTGCGGGCCGGCGTCGACAGCTTCACCGACCACGGCACGGACTCCTCGAAGATCACCGCGCGCGTCCGCGGGGCCCTCGACCGGGGTCTGCTGACCGAGGCGGACATCGACACGGCGGTGCGCCGCCAGTTGTCGGTCCGCTTCCGCCTCGGCGAGTTCGACGGGGCCGGCGCGTACGACGAGGCGGGCGCCTTCGACACCCCGGAGCACCGCGCGCTCGCGCGGGAGGCCGCCGAGCAGGCGATCGTCCTGCTCAAGAACGACGGCCTGCTGCCGCTGGCCCCCGACACCCGGATCGCCGTCGTCGGCCTGCTCGCCGACGAGTGCAAGCTCGACTGGTACAGCGGCACCCTCCTGCACCGCTCCACTCCCCTGGACGGCCTGTACGAGCGGTTCGGCGCCGAGCGGGTGGTCTTCGCGGAGGGCGTGGACCGGATCCGGCTGAGGACCTCCGCCGGGACCTTCCTGCACGTGCCGGCGGCGGACGACGCCCCCGGCACCGCGCCCGGCACCGAGGCCGCCCTGGACCCGGCGCTGCTCACCGGACGCACCGACCTGCCCCCGCTCACCACCGACGCCGAGGGCACCGAACTCGCCCTCGTCGACTGGGGCGAGGGCGTCCTGACCCTGCGCGCCCCCGACGGCCGCTACCTGTCGGTGGCCGACGACGGCTTCCTGCGCGCCTCGGCCGACCAGCCCGGCGGCTGGGTCGTGCAGGAGACGTTCCGTCTGGAGCCCCATGGGGACGGTCACCTCCTCAGGCATCTCGGGACGGGCCGGCATGTCTGTGTGACCGCCGACGGCGTGAAGGTTGCCGAGACGGACCCGGAGGTGTTCCGACCGGTCGTCGCCGAGCGCGGCGAGGAGGCGGTGGCCCGGGCGGCGGCGGAGGCGGACGTCGTCGTGGTGGTGGCCGGCAACGACCCGCACATCAACGGCCGGGAGACCGAGGACCGCCCCACGCTGCGCCTGCCCGCCCACCAGGAGCGCCTGCTGCGGGCCGCGCGCGCCGCCAACCCGCGCACGGCGCTGGCGCTGGTGTCGTCCTACCCGTACGCCGTCGACCCGGCCGCGCTGCCGGCGGTGCTGTGGACGGCCCACGGCGGCCAGGCCGCGGGCACCGCCCTGGCGCGCGTGCTGGCCGGCGACGTCTCCCCCGCCGGGCGCCTGCCGCAGACCTGGTACGCCGACGACGCCGACCTGCCGGACCTGCTCGACTACGACGTGATCGGCGGGCGGCAGACCTACCTGTACTTCGAGGGCACGCCCCTGTTCCCGTTCGGGCACGGCCTGTCGTACGCGTCGTTCTCCTACACGGACCTGCGCCAACGCGTCGAGGAGGGGGCGGTGCGGGTCTCCTTCACCGTCACCAACACCGGCGACGTCACCGCCGACGAGGTCGCCCAGCTCTACACGCGGGCCGCGGACCCGTCGCTGCCGCGCCCGCGCCGCGAGCTGGTGGCGCACCGCCGGGTCACCCTCGCGCCCGGCCGGTCCGCGGACCTGTCCTTCACCGTCCCCCTGGCGTCCTTCGCGTTCTGGGACGTGGCGCACGGCCGGTGGCGCCGGGAGCCCGGCCCGTACGAGCTGCTGGCCGGGGCCTCCAGCGAGGACATCCGGCTGCGGGAGACCGTCACGCTCGACGGGGAGGCCGCCGCGCCGCGCCCCGTCGCCGAACACGGCCTGGAGGCGGTCCGCTTCGACGAGCACGGCGGCATCGCGATCACGGACCGCACGAAGGTGTCGGGCGACGCGGTGACCCCGGCCGCCGACGGCGGGACGGGCGAACTGCTCTACCGGGCTTGCGACTTCGGCACCGGTGTGACCCGGATGACCGTCGAGGTGGCGGGCGAGGGCACGGTGGAGGCGTCCCTCGACGGCGGCCCGGCCCTCGCGGTGCTGTCCGCGTCCCCCGGCGCACCGGGGGCGGGACCGTACGACTACACCGTCCTCGGCACCGGGTTCACCGCCGAGGGGGTGCACGACCTGCGGCTGACCCTGCGCGGCCGGGTACGGCTGGCGCGCGTCGGCTTCTCCGCCTGA